The following are encoded together in the Bacillus cereus group sp. RP43 genome:
- a CDS encoding acyl-CoA dehydrogenase family protein, which translates to MNFHLTEEQQMMRKMVRDFAQKEIAPFVPSMEQGVFPKEILQKMGELGLMGIPAPAKYGGAEMDFISYILAIEEISKVSATVGVILAVHTSVGMNPILYFGTEEQKQKYVSKLATGEYLGAFALTEPNAGSDAGSLKSRAVKKDDHYIINGSKVFITNGGEASTYIVFASTNPEAGKSGISAFIVEKDTPGLIIGKDEHKMGLLGSRTVQLTFEDMKVPAENLLGEEGQGFKVAMANLDVGRIGIGAQALGIAEAALACAIDYAKEREQFGKPIAAQQGIGFKLADMATSVEAARLLVYRAASLRAQGLPCGKEASIAKLFASKTAVEVAIEAVQVFGGYGYTKDYPVERFFRDAKITQIYEGTSEIQKLVISRAL; encoded by the coding sequence ATGAATTTTCACTTAACTGAAGAGCAACAAATGATGAGGAAAATGGTTCGAGATTTTGCACAGAAAGAAATAGCTCCCTTTGTTCCTAGTATGGAACAAGGGGTGTTCCCGAAAGAGATTTTGCAAAAGATGGGTGAGCTTGGACTAATGGGTATTCCAGCGCCTGCAAAATATGGCGGGGCAGAAATGGATTTTATTTCTTACATTCTAGCAATTGAGGAAATTTCAAAGGTAAGTGCAACGGTTGGTGTAATTTTAGCTGTACATACGTCAGTTGGAATGAATCCGATTTTATACTTCGGAACAGAAGAACAGAAGCAGAAATATGTTTCTAAATTGGCGACTGGTGAGTATTTAGGCGCATTTGCTTTAACAGAACCAAATGCAGGATCAGATGCAGGTAGTTTGAAATCAAGAGCTGTAAAGAAAGACGATCATTACATTATTAATGGGTCGAAAGTATTTATTACGAATGGCGGCGAAGCAAGTACATACATTGTATTCGCTTCTACAAATCCAGAGGCGGGGAAAAGTGGTATTTCTGCATTTATAGTAGAGAAAGATACACCAGGCTTAATTATCGGTAAAGATGAGCATAAGATGGGACTTCTCGGTTCTCGCACAGTACAACTTACGTTTGAAGATATGAAGGTGCCGGCTGAGAATTTACTTGGAGAAGAAGGACAAGGATTTAAGGTAGCGATGGCGAATTTAGATGTTGGACGAATTGGAATCGGTGCACAGGCGTTAGGAATCGCTGAAGCGGCGCTTGCATGTGCGATTGATTATGCGAAAGAGCGTGAGCAATTCGGAAAGCCAATTGCGGCGCAGCAAGGAATTGGATTCAAACTCGCAGATATGGCGACTAGCGTAGAAGCAGCGCGATTACTTGTATATAGAGCGGCATCGCTTAGAGCGCAAGGGCTACCATGTGGTAAAGAAGCTTCTATTGCGAAATTATTTGCTTCTAAGACGGCTGTTGAAGTTGCGATTGAAGCGGTGCAAGTATTTGGTGGTTATGGTTATACGAAAGATTATCCAGTAGAAAGATTTTTCCGTGATGCGAAGATCACGCAAATATATGAAGGAACGAGTGAAATACAAAAGCTTGTAATTAGTCGAGCTTTATAA
- the acdA gene encoding acyl-CoA dehydrogenase AcdA, with translation MHFKLSEEHEMIRKMVRDFARNEVAPTAAERDEEERFDRALFDQMAELGLTGIPWPEEYGGIGSDYLAYVIAIEELSRVCASTGVTLSAHTSLAGWPIFKFGTEEQKQKFLRPMAEGKKIGAYGLTEPSSGSDAGGMRTTAKRDGDHYILNGSKIFITNGGIADIYVVFALTDPESKQRGTSAFIVESDTPGFSVGKKESKLGIRSSPTTEIMFEDCRIPVENLLGEEGQGFKVAMQTLDGGRNGIAAQAVGIAQGALDASVEYARERHQFGKPIAAQQGIGFKLADMATDVEAARLLTYQAAWLESEGLPYGKESAMSKVFAGDTAMKVTTEAVQVFGGYGYTKDYPVERYMRDAKITQIYEGTQEIQRLVISRMLTK, from the coding sequence ATGCATTTTAAATTATCAGAAGAACATGAAATGATAAGAAAAATGGTTCGGGATTTTGCAAGGAATGAAGTAGCACCGACAGCAGCAGAGCGTGATGAGGAAGAGCGATTTGATCGAGCTTTATTCGATCAAATGGCAGAGCTTGGTTTAACCGGTATTCCGTGGCCTGAAGAATACGGTGGAATTGGAAGCGATTACTTGGCGTATGTAATTGCCATTGAAGAATTATCCCGCGTCTGTGCTTCTACAGGTGTAACGTTGTCTGCGCATACTTCACTTGCTGGATGGCCGATTTTTAAATTTGGAACGGAAGAGCAAAAACAAAAGTTTTTGCGCCCAATGGCTGAAGGGAAGAAAATTGGTGCATATGGCTTAACAGAACCAAGCTCTGGATCAGATGCTGGCGGAATGAGGACAACTGCGAAACGAGATGGAGACCATTACATTTTAAATGGATCGAAAATCTTTATTACAAATGGCGGCATTGCTGATATTTATGTTGTTTTTGCATTAACAGACCCTGAATCGAAGCAGCGCGGCACGAGTGCATTTATTGTGGAGAGCGATACGCCAGGATTTTCAGTTGGGAAGAAAGAGAGCAAGCTAGGGATTCGCTCTTCGCCGACTACTGAAATTATGTTTGAAGACTGCCGTATTCCTGTAGAGAACCTACTCGGGGAAGAGGGCCAAGGATTTAAAGTTGCGATGCAAACGTTAGATGGCGGCCGTAATGGTATTGCCGCGCAAGCAGTCGGTATTGCGCAAGGGGCTTTAGATGCTTCTGTAGAATATGCAAGAGAGCGTCATCAGTTTGGGAAGCCGATTGCGGCGCAACAAGGAATTGGCTTTAAACTTGCAGATATGGCAACTGATGTAGAGGCAGCGCGTCTTTTAACATATCAAGCGGCTTGGCTTGAATCTGAAGGGCTTCCGTACGGGAAAGAGTCAGCGATGTCAAAAGTATTTGCAGGTGATACAGCGATGAAGGTAACGACTGAAGCAGTACAAGTATTTGGTGGTTATGGTTATACGAAAGATTATCCAGTAGAGCGTTATATGCGCGATGCAAAGATTACACAAATATATGAGGGAACACAAGAGATTCAAAGGCTTGTAATTTCTCGTATGTTAACGAAATAG
- a CDS encoding TetR/AcrR family transcriptional regulator: MVKHNVHASVKDEKLVALRREQMIKGAVQLFKQKGFPRTTTREIAKAAGFSIGTLYEYIRTKDDVLYLVCDSIYEHVKERLEEVVCTEKGSIESLKIAITNYFKVMDELQEEVLIMYQEVRFLPKESLPYVLEKEFQMVGMFEDILEQCTENGTFTLNKKEIQLLAHNIFIQGQMWGFRRWALQKLYTLEEYTEMQIRYVLQGAHMFPK, translated from the coding sequence ATGGTTAAACATAATGTACATGCGTCAGTGAAAGATGAAAAATTAGTTGCGTTAAGACGTGAACAAATGATTAAAGGTGCAGTGCAATTGTTTAAGCAAAAAGGATTTCCGCGCACAACAACGAGAGAAATTGCGAAAGCGGCTGGATTTAGTATCGGAACACTGTATGAATATATTCGCACAAAAGATGATGTATTATATTTAGTTTGTGATAGTATTTATGAACATGTAAAAGAGCGGTTAGAGGAAGTAGTGTGTACAGAGAAGGGAAGTATAGAAAGCTTAAAGATAGCGATAACAAATTATTTTAAAGTGATGGATGAATTGCAAGAAGAAGTATTAATTATGTATCAAGAGGTACGCTTTTTACCGAAAGAATCACTCCCATATGTATTAGAAAAAGAGTTTCAAATGGTCGGGATGTTTGAGGATATTTTAGAGCAGTGTACGGAAAATGGAACATTTACACTAAATAAAAAGGAAATACAGCTTCTTGCACATAATATTTTCATACAAGGACAAATGTGGGGATTTAGGCGTTGGGCCCTGCAAAAACTGTATACGCTTGAAGAATATACTGAAATGCAAATTAGGTATGTATTACAAGGAGCGCATATGTTTCCGAAATAA
- the rpoE gene encoding DNA-directed RNA polymerase subunit delta produces MNFKQYSPEELKECSMIEVVHSVLGDKRQATTFNELVQEIAQVLGLSQEQVNAKLAQFYTDLNIDGRFINLGENRWGLRSWYPYEQIDEEILPQPKPKKKRKVEEDGFDDYIEEDEDEFGDAEGNADEEDDVEDLDKVLEEEDADDDEDDDLDDLEEDDEDFAEEELEYDETEEEEEEER; encoded by the coding sequence GTGAATTTTAAGCAATATTCACCAGAAGAGCTAAAAGAATGTTCAATGATTGAAGTTGTACATAGCGTTTTAGGGGATAAAAGACAAGCAACGACATTCAACGAGTTGGTTCAAGAAATCGCTCAAGTGCTGGGACTATCTCAAGAGCAAGTTAATGCGAAACTCGCACAATTTTATACAGATTTAAACATCGATGGACGTTTCATTAATTTAGGAGAAAATCGTTGGGGGCTACGTAGCTGGTACCCATATGAGCAAATTGATGAAGAAATCCTGCCTCAGCCAAAACCGAAGAAGAAACGTAAAGTTGAAGAGGACGGTTTTGACGACTACATCGAAGAAGATGAAGATGAATTCGGCGATGCAGAAGGAAATGCAGACGAAGAAGATGATGTAGAAGATTTGGACAAGGTTCTTGAAGAAGAAGACGCAGATGATGATGAAGATGATGATCTTGATGATTTAGAAGAAGATGATGAAGACTTCGCAGAAGAAGAACTTGAGTACGATGAAACTGAAGAAGAAGAAGAGGAAGAGCGGTAG
- the pyrG gene encoding CTP synthase encodes MTKYIFVTGGVVSSLGKGITAASLGRLLKNRGLNVTIQKFDPYINVDPGTMSPYQHGEVFVTDDGAETDLDLGHYERFIDINLNKYSNVTTGKIYSSVLQKERRGEYLGGTVQVIPHITNEIKERVYRSGRETNADVVITEIGGTVGDIESLPFLEAIRQIKSDIGRDNVMYIHCTLIPYLKAAGEMKTKPTQHSVKELRSLGIQPNIIVVRTELPVSQDMKDKLALFCDIDTKAVIEARDADTLYAVPLSLQEQNMDQIVCDHLKLDNPAADMTEWTALVNKVRNLSKKTKIALVGKYVELQDAYISVVEALRHAGYSFDTDVEVKWVNAEHVTAENVKELVGDTDGILVPGGFGDRGVEGKIVAIQYARENKVPFLGICLGMQLASIEFARNVLGLEGANSSEINPDTPYAIIDLLPEQKDVEDLGGTLRLGLYPCKLSEETNAYNAYNEPVVYERHRHRYEFNNQFRPDMEKAGFVFSGTSPDGRLVEIIELQDHPWFVAAQFHPELVSRPNRPQPLFHDFVSASITNKESK; translated from the coding sequence ATGACTAAGTATATTTTTGTAACGGGCGGTGTAGTATCGTCTTTAGGAAAAGGTATTACAGCAGCATCTCTTGGAAGACTTTTAAAAAATCGTGGTTTAAACGTAACTATTCAAAAGTTTGATCCATACATTAACGTAGACCCAGGGACTATGAGCCCATACCAACACGGTGAGGTATTCGTAACAGATGATGGTGCAGAAACGGACTTAGACCTAGGTCACTATGAGCGTTTTATCGACATCAACTTAAATAAATACAGCAACGTAACAACAGGTAAAATTTACTCTTCAGTTCTTCAAAAAGAGCGTCGTGGTGAATATTTAGGAGGAACAGTTCAAGTTATTCCTCACATTACTAATGAAATTAAAGAACGTGTATATCGTTCTGGTCGCGAAACAAACGCCGACGTTGTTATTACAGAAATCGGTGGAACTGTTGGTGACATCGAGTCTCTACCATTCTTAGAAGCAATCCGTCAAATTAAGAGCGACATCGGTCGTGACAATGTAATGTACATTCACTGTACGTTAATCCCGTACTTAAAAGCAGCGGGTGAAATGAAAACAAAACCAACGCAACATAGCGTTAAAGAGCTTCGCAGCTTAGGTATTCAACCAAATATTATCGTTGTTCGTACAGAACTACCTGTTTCTCAGGACATGAAAGACAAGCTTGCATTATTCTGTGACATCGATACAAAAGCAGTTATCGAAGCACGCGATGCAGATACTTTATATGCGGTTCCATTATCTCTTCAAGAACAAAACATGGACCAAATCGTTTGCGATCACTTGAAATTAGACAATCCAGCTGCAGATATGACAGAGTGGACTGCGTTAGTTAATAAAGTGCGTAACCTTTCTAAGAAAACAAAAATCGCTCTTGTTGGTAAATACGTAGAGCTTCAAGATGCATACATTTCTGTTGTAGAAGCACTTCGTCATGCAGGTTATTCATTCGATACAGATGTAGAAGTGAAATGGGTAAACGCTGAGCACGTAACAGCAGAGAACGTAAAAGAATTAGTTGGCGATACAGATGGTATCCTTGTACCAGGTGGCTTCGGCGATCGTGGTGTAGAAGGTAAAATCGTTGCAATTCAATATGCTCGTGAAAACAAAGTTCCATTCTTAGGAATTTGCCTAGGTATGCAACTTGCATCAATCGAATTTGCACGTAACGTATTAGGATTAGAAGGAGCTAACTCTTCTGAAATTAATCCTGACACACCTTATGCAATTATCGATTTATTACCAGAACAAAAAGATGTAGAAGATTTAGGTGGTACACTTCGTCTTGGTCTATATCCATGTAAGCTTTCTGAAGAAACAAATGCTTACAATGCTTACAATGAGCCGGTTGTATATGAGCGTCATCGTCATCGTTATGAGTTCAACAATCAATTCCGTCCAGATATGGAAAAAGCAGGATTTGTATTCTCTGGTACAAGCCCAGACGGTCGTCTAGTGGAAATTATTGAATTACAAGATCACCCTTGGTTCGTGGCAGCACAGTTCCATCCAGAACTTGTATCTCGTCCAAACCGTCCACAACCATTGTTCCATGATTTCGTAAGTGCTTCTATTACGAATAAAGAGAGCAAGTAA
- a CDS encoding DUF2529 domain-containing protein, which yields MLKIFSTQLSGYFSRISQKEEMNIEDSARLLAQALVGDGFIYLHGTDEMEGIVSEALFGAEPMKQAKRLIENGELAAVTSADRVLLISRFSTDEEVIKTAKKLHEEGQSIVGISAIQEGPESLEQYTDVHIDTKLLKGLIPDDEGNRYGFPSLIVALFTYHGIKFTIDEMLNEY from the coding sequence ATGTTAAAAATTTTTTCAACTCAATTAAGTGGATATTTCTCTAGAATTTCTCAAAAAGAGGAAATGAATATAGAAGATAGCGCTCGTCTACTTGCCCAGGCGTTAGTTGGCGACGGCTTCATTTACTTGCATGGTACAGACGAAATGGAGGGTATTGTTTCAGAAGCATTATTTGGTGCCGAACCAATGAAACAAGCAAAACGTTTAATAGAAAACGGTGAACTGGCAGCAGTGACTTCTGCGGACCGCGTACTTCTTATTAGTCGTTTTTCGACAGATGAAGAAGTTATAAAAACCGCGAAAAAACTTCATGAAGAAGGCCAATCTATTGTTGGAATTTCTGCTATTCAAGAAGGTCCTGAATCACTTGAGCAATATACAGATGTACATATTGATACAAAGCTGTTAAAAGGTCTTATTCCAGATGATGAAGGTAACCGCTATGGTTTCCCAAGTTTAATTGTAGCTTTATTTACTTATCACGGAATTAAATTTACAATTGATGAAATGTTAAACGAATATTAA
- the spo0F gene encoding sporulation initiation phosphotransferase Spo0F, with the protein MEGKILIVDDQYGIRVLLHEVFQKEGYQTFQAANGFQALDIVKKDNPDLVVLDMKIPGMDGIEILKHVKEIDESIKVILMTAYGELDMIQEAKDLGALMHFAKPFDIDEIRQAVRDQLAVEA; encoded by the coding sequence ATGGAAGGGAAAATTTTAATCGTTGATGATCAATATGGCATTCGTGTTTTATTGCATGAAGTGTTCCAAAAAGAAGGTTATCAGACGTTCCAAGCAGCGAATGGATTTCAAGCTTTAGATATCGTGAAAAAAGATAATCCGGATTTAGTAGTGTTAGATATGAAAATCCCAGGTATGGATGGTATAGAGATTTTAAAACATGTAAAAGAAATTGATGAGAGTATTAAAGTGATTTTAATGACTGCTTATGGAGAATTGGATATGATTCAAGAAGCGAAAGATTTAGGAGCTTTAATGCACTTTGCTAAACCGTTTGATATTGATGAGATTCGTCAAGCAGTGAGAGATCAGCTTGCTGTAGAGGCGTAA
- a CDS encoding class II fructose-bisphosphate aldolase yields the protein MPLVSMKEMLNTALEGKYAVGQFNMNNLEWTQAILAAAEEEKSPVILGVSEGAARHMTGFKTVVAMVKALIEEMNITVPVAIHLDHGSSFEKCKEAIDAGFTSVMIDASHHPFEENVETTKKVVEYAHARNVSVEAELGTVGGQEDDIIAEGVIYADPAECKHLVEATGIDCLAPALGSVHGPYKGEPNLGFAEMEQVRDFTGVPLVLHGGTGIPTADIVKAISLGTSKINVNTENQIEFTKAVREALSKDQEVYDPRKYIGPGRDAIKATVAGKMREFGSNGKA from the coding sequence ATGCCTTTAGTTTCTATGAAAGAAATGCTAAACACAGCACTAGAAGGAAAATACGCAGTTGGTCAATTCAACATGAACAACTTAGAGTGGACTCAAGCTATCTTAGCTGCTGCGGAAGAAGAAAAATCTCCTGTAATCTTAGGTGTATCTGAGGGTGCAGCTCGTCATATGACTGGTTTCAAAACAGTTGTAGCTATGGTTAAAGCTTTAATCGAAGAAATGAACATCACTGTTCCTGTAGCGATTCACCTTGACCATGGTTCAAGCTTCGAAAAATGTAAAGAAGCAATCGATGCAGGTTTCACATCTGTAATGATCGACGCTTCTCACCACCCATTCGAAGAAAACGTTGAAACTACTAAAAAAGTGGTAGAATACGCACACGCTCGTAACGTATCTGTTGAAGCTGAGCTTGGAACAGTTGGCGGACAAGAAGACGACATCATCGCTGAAGGCGTAATTTACGCTGATCCAGCAGAGTGTAAGCACCTTGTTGAAGCAACAGGTATCGATTGCCTAGCTCCAGCTTTAGGTTCTGTACACGGTCCTTACAAAGGTGAGCCTAACTTAGGATTCGCTGAAATGGAACAAGTTCGTGACTTCACTGGCGTACCTTTAGTATTACACGGTGGTACTGGTATCCCAACTGCTGATATCGTAAAAGCTATTTCTCTAGGTACTTCAAAAATTAACGTAAACACTGAGAACCAAATTGAGTTTACAAAAGCTGTTCGTGAAGCATTAAGCAAAGACCAAGAAGTTTACGATCCTCGTAAATATATTGGACCTGGCCGCGACGCTATTAAAGCAACTGTTGCTGGTAAAATGCGTGAGTTCGGTTCTAACGGTAAAGCGTAA
- the murA gene encoding UDP-N-acetylglucosamine 1-carboxyvinyltransferase produces the protein MEKLLIEGGRALNGTIRVSGAKNSAVALIPATILADTPVTIGGVPNISDVKMLGDLLEEIGGRVTYGQEEEMVVDPSNMVAMPLPNGKVKKLRASYYLMGAMLGRFKKAVIGLPGGCHLGPRPIDQHIKGFEALGAYVTNEQGAIYLRADELRGARIYLDVVSVGATINIMLAAVRAKGRTVIENAAKEPEIIDVATLLTSMGARIKGAGTDVIRIDGVDSLHGCHHTIIPDRIEAGTYMILGAASGGEVTVDNVIPQHLESVTAKLREAGVQVETNDDQITVNGNRRLKVVDIKTLVYPGFPTDLQQPFTTLLTKAHGTGVVTDTIYGARFKHIDELRRMNAQIKVEGRSAIVTGPVLLQGAKVKASDLRAGASLVIAGLMADGITEVTGLEHIDRGYENIVDKLKGLGANIWREQMTKQEIEEMKNA, from the coding sequence ATGGAAAAGTTGCTAATTGAAGGCGGAAGAGCTTTAAATGGAACAATTCGCGTGAGTGGTGCAAAGAACAGTGCTGTTGCACTAATTCCAGCGACAATTTTAGCAGATACTCCAGTAACTATCGGTGGCGTTCCTAATATTTCGGACGTGAAAATGTTAGGAGACTTACTAGAGGAAATTGGAGGGAGAGTAACTTATGGGCAGGAAGAAGAGATGGTAGTCGATCCTTCTAACATGGTTGCAATGCCTTTACCAAATGGAAAAGTGAAAAAATTGCGCGCCTCTTATTATTTAATGGGTGCAATGCTTGGCCGTTTTAAAAAAGCTGTTATTGGGCTTCCAGGTGGATGTCATTTAGGGCCACGACCGATTGATCAGCATATTAAAGGGTTTGAAGCGTTAGGTGCGTATGTTACAAATGAACAAGGTGCCATTTATTTAAGAGCAGATGAACTACGCGGGGCACGTATTTATTTAGATGTTGTTAGTGTAGGAGCTACGATTAACATTATGCTAGCGGCTGTACGAGCGAAAGGTAGAACTGTTATTGAAAATGCAGCGAAAGAACCAGAGATTATTGACGTAGCTACATTGTTAACGAGTATGGGCGCACGTATTAAAGGTGCTGGTACAGATGTAATCCGAATTGATGGCGTGGACTCCCTGCACGGTTGTCACCACACTATCATTCCAGATCGTATTGAAGCTGGTACGTATATGATTTTAGGGGCTGCGTCAGGAGGAGAAGTAACAGTTGATAATGTTATTCCTCAGCACTTAGAGTCCGTTACTGCGAAGTTAAGAGAAGCTGGTGTTCAAGTTGAAACGAACGATGACCAAATTACAGTGAATGGTAATAGAAGGTTAAAAGTAGTTGATATAAAAACACTTGTATATCCAGGTTTCCCAACAGATTTACAACAGCCGTTTACAACGCTTTTAACAAAAGCGCATGGAACAGGGGTTGTAACTGATACAATTTACGGCGCACGTTTCAAGCATATTGATGAATTGCGCCGTATGAACGCGCAAATTAAAGTAGAAGGCCGTTCAGCAATTGTGACTGGACCTGTTTTATTACAAGGTGCGAAGGTGAAAGCGAGTGACTTACGAGCTGGTGCGTCCCTTGTTATTGCGGGTTTAATGGCAGATGGTATTACAGAAGTAACGGGACTTGAGCATATT